The nucleotide window CAATGGGATGGGCAATGGGGGGATGGGCAATGGGGGATGGGCAATGGGATGGGCAATGGGGGGATGGGCAATGGGATGGGCAATGGGGGAATGGGCAATGGGATGGGCAATGGGGGATGGGCTATGGGATGGGCAATGGGGCATGGGCAATGGAATGGGCAATGGGGGGATGGACAATGGGATGGGCAATGGGATGGGCAATGGGGTGGGCAATGGGATGGGCAATGGGGGATGGGCAATGGGATGGGCAATGGGATGGGCTATGGGATGGGCAATGGGATGGGCTATGGGATGGGCAATGGGATGGGCAATGGGGGGATGGGCAATGGGGGGATGGGCAATGGGATGGGCAATGGGGGGATAGGCAATGGGATGGGCAATGGGGGGATGGGCAATGGGATGGGCTATGGGATGGGCAATGGGATGGGCAATGGGATGGGCAATGGGGGGATGGGCAATGGGGGGATGGACAATGGGATGGGCAATGGGATGGGCAATGTGATGGGCAATGGGGGGATGGGCATTGGGGGGATGGGCAATGGGGGGATGGGCAATGGGGGATGGGCAATGGGATGGGCAGTGGGGGAATGGGCAATGGGATGGGTAATGGGGGGATGGGCAATGGGATGGGCAATTCAGGGATGGGCAATGGGATGGGCAATGGGGGATGGGCAATGGGATGGGCAATGGGAGGATGGGCAATGGGGGGATGGGCAATTCAGGGATGGGCAATGGAGGGATGGGCAATGGGATGGGCAATTCGGGGATGGGCAGTGGGGGGATGGGCAATGGAATGGGCAATGGGATGGGCAATGG belongs to Babylonia areolata isolate BAREFJ2019XMU chromosome 13, ASM4173473v1, whole genome shotgun sequence and includes:
- the LOC143289287 gene encoding uncharacterized protein LOC143289287, with product MGDGQWGMGNGMGNGGDGQWGMGNGGMGNGMGNGGMGNGGWYGMGNGMGYGMGNGMGNGGMGNGGMGNGMGNGGIGNGMGNGGMGNGMGYGMGNGMGNGMGNGGMGNGGMDNGMGNGMGNVMGNGGMGIGGMGNGGMGHNDAIRKWEKEKAAAFVETADADSAD